Proteins from one Mus caroli chromosome 3, CAROLI_EIJ_v1.1, whole genome shotgun sequence genomic window:
- the Tdo2 gene encoding tryptophan 2,3-dioxygenase has product MSGCPFAGNSVGYTLKNLSLEDNEEDRAQTGVNRASKGGLIYGNYLQLEKILNAQELQSEVKGNKIHDEHLFIITHQAYELWFKQILWELDSVREIFQNGHVRDERNMLKVIARMHRVVVIFKLLVQQFSVLETMTALDFNDFREYLSPASGFQSLQFRLLENKIGVLQSLRVPYNRKHYRDNFGGDYNELLLKSEQEQTLLQLVEAWLERTPGLEPHGFNFWGKFEKNILKGLEEEFLRIQAKNDSEEKEEQMAEFRKQKEVLLCLFDEKRHDYLLSKGERRLSYRALQGALMIYFYREEPRFQVPFQLLTSLMDIDTLMTKWRYNHVCMVHRMLGTKAGTGGSSGYHYLRSTVSDRYKVFVDLFNLSTYLVPRHWVPKMNPIIHKFLYTAEYSDSSYFSSDESD; this is encoded by the exons ATGAGTGGGTGCCCGTTTGCAGGAAACAGTGTAGG ATACACTTTGAAAAACTTATCCTTGGAAGACAATGAAGAAGACAGAGCTCAAACTGGTGTAAACAGAGCCAGCAAAGGAGGACTTATCTATGGCAATTACTTGCAG TTGGAAAAGATTTTGAATGCACAAGAACTTCAGAGTGAAGTAAAAGGGAATAAAATCCATGACGAGCACCTATTCATCATAACTCATCAAG cTTATGAACTTTGGTTTAAACAAATCCTCTGGGAACTAGATTCTGTTCGTGAAATATTCCAAAATGGCCAT GTCAGGGATGAGAGGAACATGCTCAAGGTGATAGCTCGGATGCATCGTGTGGTGGTCATCTTCAAGCTCCTGGTACAGCAATTCTCGGTTCTGGAAACAATGACTGCTTTGGACTTCAATGACTTCAG aGAATACCTATCTCCAGCATCAGGCTTCCAGAGTCTACAGTTCCGGCTGCTAGAAAATAAGATTGGTGTTCTTCAGAGCTTGAGAGTCCCTTACAACAGGAAACACTATCGTGATAACTTTGGAGGAGACTACAATGAGCTGTTGCTGAAATCAGAGCAGGAGCAGACACTGTTGCAGCTCGTGGAG GCATGGCTGGAAAGAACACCTGGTTTAGAGCCACATGGATTTAATTTCTGGggaaagtttgaaaaaaatatcttGAAAGGCCTGGAAGAAGAATTTCTAAGGATTCAG GCTAAAAACGACTctgaagaaaaagaggaacagaTGGCAGAGTTCCGGAAGCAGAAGGAGGTGCTGCTCTGCTTGTTTGATGAGAAGCGTCATGACTACCTTCTGAGTAAAG GTGAACGACGACTGTCATACCGTGCACTCCAGGGAGCACTGATGATATATTTTTACag GGAGGAGCCTCGATTCCAGGTCCCTTTCCAGCTGCTGACCTCACTTATGGACATTGACACGCTCATGACCAAATGGAGAT ATAATCATGTGTGCATGGTGCACAGGATGCTGGGCACCAAGGCTGGCACTGGGGGATCCTCAGGCTATCATTACCTGCGTTCTACTGTGAG CGACAGGTACAAGGTTTTTGTGGATTTATTTAACCTCTCAACATACCTGGTTCCCAGACACTGGGTGCCAAAGATGAATCCGATCATTCACAAATTCCTTTACACAGCTGAGTACAGTGACAGCTCTTACTTCAGCAGCGATGAATCGGATTGA